One Bombus fervidus isolate BK054 chromosome 2, iyBomFerv1, whole genome shotgun sequence DNA segment encodes these proteins:
- the Nelf-e gene encoding negative elongation factor E: MQNMVYLHFPSNLTEEELMLQAKYNKLKRKKKALQDLKAPKQEAERIPQTPKRPTEARDAREVAKKLIKSGVITAPKTPKRPEQSFKRPRGLVRKLNSTEKTVSSYQPFSATQMEEEETETVRPRVKDLYDSFVSAQDPEDRTSRDIQSPSKQEMKPRAGNTIFVCGYKISEDFLKKHFQTFGNIINISMETEKNRGFVTFDKTEAAERAISEMDGSMVSSIQLKVSLARRQPIIEAMTDATSSSMWSPIAANYSQKSAHKDRRDLIVYEEDLFV; encoded by the exons ATGCAAAATATGGTATACTTACACTTTCCTTCTAATTTAACAGAAGAAGAATTGATGTTGCAGGCGAAATATAATAAGCTTAAAAGAAAG aAAAAGGCATTGCAAGATTTGAAAGCACCAAAGCAAGAAGCTGAACGAATACCACAAACTCCAAAGCGGCCAACAGAAGCTAGGGATGCCAGGGAAGTTGCcaagaaattgataaaatctGGAGTAATTACTGCTCCAAAAACTCCTAAACGGCCAGAACAATCTTTTAAAAGACCACGTGGTTTagtaagaaaattaaacagtACAGAAAAGACGGTAAGCTCATATCAACCATTCTCAGCCACACAAatggaggaagaagaaacagaaacaGTAAGGCCAAGAGTTAAAGATTTGTACGATAGTTTTGTAAGTGCTCAAGACCCAGAGGATCGTACTAGTAGAGATATTCAATCACCATCTAAGCAAGAAATGAAGCCACGAGCTGGAAATACAATATTTGTATGTGGTTACAAGATATCagaagattttttaaaaaagcattttcaaacatttggaaatattataaatatctcgatggaaacagaaaaaaa cCGTGGATTTGTAACGTTTGATAAAACGGAAGCTGCCGAAAGAGCAATTAGCGAAATGGACGGCAGTATGGTGTCTTCTATTCAGTTGAAAGTATCACTGGCACGAAGACAACCCATAATAGAAGCTATGACTGATGCTACGTCTAGTTCCATGTGGTCGCCTATTGCGGCGAATTATTCACAGAAAAGTGCACACAAAGATAGGAGAGATTTAATAGTGTACGAGGAAGATCTTTTTGTGTGA